The following nucleotide sequence is from Bacteroidota bacterium.
TAAAGCCGGTCACAGTTCGGATTGGAGTCTGCAACTCGACTCCATGAAGCTGGAATCGCTAGTAATCGCGCATCAGCCATGGCGCGGTGAATACGTTCCCGGGCCTTGTACACACCGCCCGTCAAGCCATGGAAGCTGGGGGTACCTGAAGTCTGTAACCGCAAGGAGCGGCCTAAGGTAAAACTAGTAACTGGGGCTAAGTCGTAACAAGGTAGCCGTACCGGAAGGTGTGGCTGGAACACCTCCTTTCTGGAGAAATTGGTTAATTATTTTCCGAACTAACGGAGAAGTACCTCTCCTTACCTTTCTTTCTCTTCATATTTATAATATTGCTGTGATAAACAGCCAGACAGTTTGAACCGAAAGGTCCCTTCTGTCGAAAAGTTCTTTGACGTATTGGAGAAGTAGAAGTTATTGAAAGTAGACGCGCGAGCGCGTATAATAAGAAAGTGAATAAGGGCGTACGGTGGATGCCTAGGCTCTCAGAGGCGAAGAAGGACGTGATAAGCTGCGATAAGCTACGGTGAGGTGCAAATAACCGTTAATCCGTAGATTTCCGAATGGGGCAACCCTTCCGGCTGAAGGCCGGAAACTCCGAGTAATCGGAGGGCGAACCCGCTGAACTGAAACATCTAAGTAGGCGGAGGAGAAGAAAACAAGAGTGATTCCCTGAGTAGTGGCGAGCGAAAGGGGAACAGCCCAAACCATGTTAGTTTAGGCTAATGTGGGGTTGTAGGACTACGACATATTGTATATATAAGAAGTGGAAGCTAACTGGAAAGTTACACCAAAGGGGGTGAGAGTCCTGTACACGTATTTATATATATGATTAGTAGTATCCTGAGTAAGGCGGGACACGTGAAATCCTGTCTGAAACTGCGAGGACCATCTCGTAAGGCTAAATACTCCTGAGAGACCGATAGTGAACCAGTACCGTGAGGGAAAGGTGAAAAGCACCCCGAACAGGGGAGTGAAATAGTTCCTGAAACCGTGCGCTTACAAACGGTTGGAGTCACGCCAATGGCGTGATGACAGCGTGCCTTTTGCATAATGAGCCTACGAGTTGCTCCTCACTAGCGAGGTTAAGGTTTTAAGAACCGGAGCCGAAGCGAAAGCGAGTCTGAATAGGGCGCTAGAGTTAGTGGGGGCAGACGCGAAACCTTGTGATCTACCCATGGCCAGGTTGAAGTTCAGGTAACACTGAATGGAGGACCGAACCAGTAAACGTTGAAAAGTTTTTGGATGAGCTGTGGGTAGGGGTGAAAGGCCAATCAAACTGGGAAATAGCTCGTACTCCCCGAAATGCATTTAGGTGCAGCCTCGTGTTAGTGTCATAGAGGTAGAGCTACTGATAAGGCTAGAGGGCTTCACCGCCTATCAACCCTTGACAAACTCCGAATGCTATGACATGATTCACGGGAGTGAGGCTACGGGTGCTAAGGTCCGTGGCCGAAAGGGAAAGAACCCAGACCATCAGCTAAGGTCCCCAAATGTATGCTAAGTTGAAGAAACGTGGTCCGACTGCAGAGACAGCTAGGATGTTGGCTTGGAAGCAGCCATTCATTTAAAGAGTGCGTAACAGCTCACTAGTCGAGCGGTTGGGCGTGGATAATAATCGGGCATCAAGCATACTACCGAAGCTATGGATTTCATAGAAATATGGACTGGTAGGGGAGCATTCCAGTGCCGCAGAAGCAGTATCGTGAGGTATTGTGGAGGAGCTGGAAAAGCAAATGTAGGCATAAGTAACGATAAAACAGGTGAGAAACCTGTTCGCCGTAAGACTAAGGTTTCCTGATCAACGTTAATCGGATCAGGGTTAGCCGGGGCCTAAGGTGTACCCGAATGGGGAAACTAATGGACAGCAGGTTAATATTCCTGCGCTTGCATAACACTAAAAAGTGACGGAGTGATGTAGCTGCTAGGTGCTGACGGAATAGCACCTTGAGCCTAGCCTTCGGGCGAAGCGAAGCAGTGAGTTTGCTTCCAAGAAAAGCGAAGTTATGCAACTCGTACCGTAAACCGACACAGGTAGTCGAGGAGAGCATCCTCAGGCGCTCGAGTGAATCATGGCTAAGGAACTAGGCAAAATCGACCTGTAACTTAGGGAGAAAGGTCTCCCGATGCAAATCGGGACGCAGTTAAAAGGCCCAGGCGACTGTTTAACAAAAACACAGGACTCTGCAAATTCGAAAGAAGAAGTATAGGGTCTGACACCTGCCCGGTGCCGGAAGGTTAAGAGGGGATGTCATCACGCTTCGGTGTGAGAAGCATTGAATTGAAGCCCCGGTAAACGGCGGCCGTAACTATAACGGTCCTAAGGTAGCGAAATTCCTTGTCGGGTAAGTTCCGACCTGCACGAATGGTGTAACGATCTGGGCACTGTCTCGGCCATGAGCTCGGTGAAATTGTAGTTCCGGTGAAGATGCCGGGTACCCGCAACGGGACGGAAAGACCCCGTGAACCTTTACTATAGCTTAACATTGATTTTGGGTATGTGATGTGTAGGATAGGACGGAGACTATGAAGCGGCCTCGCTAGGGGTTGTGGAGTCACCCTTGAAATACGTCCCTTTACCTATCTGGAGTCTAACCACGCCAACGGCGTGGGACATTGTTTGGTGGGTAGTTTGACTGGGGTGGTCGCCTCCAAAAGCGTAACGGAGGCTTCCAAAGGTACCCTCATGACGAATGGTAACCGTCAGAAGAGTGCATTGGCACAAGGGTGCTTGACTGTGAGACCGACAAGTCGATCAGGTAGGAAACTAGGGCAAAGTGATCCGGTGGTTCCGTATGGAAGGGCCATCGCTCAAAGGATAAAAGGTACTCCGGGGATAACAGGCTGATCGCTCCCAAGAGCTCATATCGACGGAGCGGTTTGGCACCTCGATGTCGGCTCGTCACATCCTGGGGCTGGAGAAGGTCCCAAGGGTTGGGCTGTTCGCCCATTAAAGTGGCACGCGAGCTGGGTTCAGAACGTCGTGAGACAGTTCGGTCCCTATCTGTTGTGGGCGTTGGAGATTTGAGAGGACCTGACACTAGTACGAGAGGACCGTGTTGGACAGACCTCTAGTGCACCTGTTGTGGCGCCAGCTGCAGAGCAGGGTAGCTATGTCTGGCAGAGATAAGCGCTGAAAGCATCTAAGCGCGAAGCTCCCCTCAAGATGAGATCTCCCTTAAGGGTCGTTGGAGACTACGACGTTGATAGGCTGTAGGTGTAAAGGCGGTAACGTCAAAGCCGAGCAGTACTAATTACCCGTGAGCTTTCATTATACAGTTCATACAAGCGCACTATTGAAAATAACCTTTACTTCCACCAATACGTTAAAAATATTGTTGTTCACCCAAAAGGAGTGACAAAATCCTGAAAAGCAAGCTCTAAAGAGAGCAGCACTTCAAGGATCAAGACTTTAGGTGGCTATAGCAGTGGGGTCCCACCTCTTCCCATCCCGAACAGAGAAGTTAAGCCCACTAGCGCCAATGGTACTGTGAAAACGGGAGAGTAGGTCGCTGCCTTTCTTTTAATCCCGATATTCTTTCTTAAGATATCGGGATTTTTTATTTTCCAAATCCCTTTGTTTTCACACTAAACCCTGCTTATAAACAGTAAATTTCTTACTTTTGTCTGGTACAAAATTTGTAGTTCTTACCTGATGAATCATTCTCTGCATATACTTGCTATTCTATTTTTCTTTAATATTTCAGTTCATTCACAATCTGTTTCCGACTCGAATGCTGTACTTAATGGATGGATTTTAGACAAATGGTTTGTTAATCCCGAGAAAACTATCATCGATACCAATCTTGAGAATTTCCAGATTCATAATATTATTCTTCGGAATTATTCCTCCGCTGCAACCCTGAGCTCCAATGGCTCTCCCTATCTTTCGAACTTGTTTTTTAGCCGCAAACAAGACGATTTATTGTTTCTGAATTCTTACAGCGACTATTTCTCAAGTTACTCTACAACCGTTTATTTTAATACCCGCAAGCCATTTACCCAGCTCGATTATATGCTAAGTTGGCCTAAAACAGACCGTGAGGAGTATTTTAAGATTTTTCATACTCAAAATATCAATGATCGGTTAAATTTTGGTTTAAGTGCTGGAGTAACAACCGACAAAGGACAATATAGGTACATTAATGCCAACAGTAAATCGTTTAGCGTTTTCAGCAGTTACACAGGACGAAATTATACCATTCATCTTTCTCTAGATCTTAATCGATATTATGCTGGTGAGAATGGTGGGGTTGTCGACTCGAGTTATAATGGCGACTGGCAGTTTACCAAAGAAATTGAGACATATTTTACCGGAGGGTCTACCAGTTCAAGTGTACCCGATGTAGATGTGCGTAATAAAGTACGGTATATCGATGGTATGCTTAGCCAAAATATTAAGCTTTTTACAATTGGCCAGAAAACAGATTCGGGAAATGTTTCAAACAATTTAGCTCAGCCATCGGTAAGCTATGTTGTGCGTTACCGCAAGGCTTCGAAAATTTATGAGAATAAAGAAGAAATTAATAATTACTATTACGATAATATCTATTCAAACATTAAGGCTACTTACGATTCCATTGCTGAAATGAGGGTTACCAATACCTTTCAATTCGACTTTAAAACCAAGCTCAGAAATAAAGTTACAGCTGGAGTATTTGCAAACGTGAACCACGATTACTTAAAATACACCTATTATTCCTTACTCGACACAGCACTAATCGATTCTAGTTTTTTTAACCGTATCGATACTACAGGACTTACTCCGCAAGAAAGACAACTGTCAGAGAATAAATATCTTAAAAAAGGTGTTACCAACTACGATACACTTTACGACATCAATTCGAACCAGAGTTTATACAATATTTATGTGTCTGGTGGTATTTATGGAAAATTCTGGACACATTTTCAAAGCCGGTTTTCAGCTTCCATTTATCTCGCAGGGTATAAAGCCGGTGAAACCATGTTGGATGGACTGATGCTCACGAACATTAATCTGTTTAACCGCCCTTATCAGTTATTTTTAAGTGGTTCTCTTGAGAATAGGGTGCCTTCTTACCAGTTAAATAACTACTATTCAAATCATTATATATGGGAGAAGGATTTTAAAGCCATAAATAAGCTTTTTTTATCAAGCAAATTGAGCGCTCCATCAAACAGATTTGAAATCGATTTAAAATATAACGTACTTCGCAATTATATTTTCATTACCGACTCAATGCCTGAATCCTACAATCAGCCATTGAGTATTTGGGCCCTGGCAGTGCAGAAGGAATTTGTAGTTTGGAAGTTTCATTCCATTAACAAGATAACCTACCAGGTGTCCGAAAACAGATCGGTTGTTGAAGTGCCGGCTTTGGTTGTATTTAACTCAACCTATATCGACCAAACCTGGCTTTTTAAACTTACCGGCGGAAAACTGAGAACTATGCTTGGAGCTGATGTGTATTACAATACCGAAATGAAAGCCACAGGATACATACCTGCACTTTCGCTTTTTCACATTCAGAACTCCTCGAATATGACGGGTAATTATCCCTATGTGGATCTTTGGTTGAGTATGAAACTAAAACGAACACGTTTTTTCTTAAAATATGAACATGTGAATAGTTCAACCAGGAACTTAAACCATTTTCTGGCACAAAACTATCCTTCCAAATCTGCAGCTTTTAAATTTGGCTTATCCTGGACATTTTACGATTAGGCCAAGGCTGTAAGTTCATAAAATTTAATCCGAAAAATATGAGAATTAAGTTATACATCTTAATGGTGCTTGTTGTATTGGTATTTTCGCGATGCAATCGATCGCATAATTCAGGAAATGAGGCATATAAGCCCAACAAACTCGAAACGATCAAGCAAAATGGAGTATTGAGAGTAGTAACAGATTACAATTCGACCAGCTATTTTATTTACCGAGGTCAACCTATGGGATACCAGTTTGAGTTGCTACAAGAGCTGGCTGATTACCTCGATGTTAAACTGGAAGTAATTGCCAACAACAATCTGGAGCAAAAATTTGAAATGCTTGAAAAAGGCGAAATTGACCTGATAGCTGTGAACCTCACAGTGACCAACAAACGAAAAGAATTTCTGGCCTTTACAGAACCCCATACTAAAACCCGGCAGGTACTGGTACAGCGAAAACCCGAAAATTGGGCCCATCTGAGTGAATCGGCTATAAACAAAGAACTGGTTACCGAACAGCTTCAGTTAGGGGGTAAGACAGTGCATGTGCAAAAAAACAGTGCTTATGCAAGACGTTTGCACAATTTGGCCGAGGAGATTGGCGATAGCATTCGTATAGTTGAAAGCGATGAAGGACTCGAAAAGCTTATTCAAATGGTGGCAGAAGGACACATTGATTATGCAATCAGTGATGAAAATGTAGCTTTGGTCAACAAAACATATTATAACAACCTCGATGTATCATTGCCCGTAAGTTTTCATCAGAATCTTGCATGGGCAGTTGACAAGGAAGATACTGAACTACTGAAGGCGATTGATATATGGTTAAAGGAGTTTAAAACCACAAACCGCTATGCAATTCTTTACAAAAAATACTTCGAGAATAATCGTTCATCAGAAATTGTTGGAAGCGATTTGTTTGCAAACAAATCGGGCACCATTTCTCCATACGATGATTATATTAAGGAGTACAGTGCTCAGATTGGCTGGGATTGGCGATTAGTGGCTTCGATGGTATACCAGGAGTCGCGCTTTAATCCAAGCGCAGTTTCGTGGGCCGGTGCCTTTGGCTTGATGCAGTTGATGCCAAATACCGCAAAAAGATTTGGCGTTAGTTCTGAATCTACCGCAGGGCAACAAATACGGGCTGGTATTATGTTTATTCAATGGCTGGATAATCTGTATTCGGATATAACGGATATTGAAGAGCGTCAGCGCTTTATTCTGGCTTCGTACAACATTGGCCCGGGTCACGTAATGGATGCCCGCAAACTGGCCGATAAATATGGTAAAAACCCTAATGTTTGGGAAGACAATGTAGAGAACTTTCTGCTAAAAAAATCAGAGCCAAAGTATTTTAACGATCCTGTAGTGAAATATGGATATTGCCGTGGAACCGAAACCTACAAGTATGTAAGCGAAATACTTGAGCGATACGAGCATTATAAAAATATCGTAGTAAACTAATCAAGAAATCGATCGATAGCTGGTGTAGA
It contains:
- a CDS encoding transporter substrate-binding domain-containing protein, whose amino-acid sequence is MRIKLYILMVLVVLVFSRCNRSHNSGNEAYKPNKLETIKQNGVLRVVTDYNSTSYFIYRGQPMGYQFELLQELADYLDVKLEVIANNNLEQKFEMLEKGEIDLIAVNLTVTNKRKEFLAFTEPHTKTRQVLVQRKPENWAHLSESAINKELVTEQLQLGGKTVHVQKNSAYARRLHNLAEEIGDSIRIVESDEGLEKLIQMVAEGHIDYAISDENVALVNKTYYNNLDVSLPVSFHQNLAWAVDKEDTELLKAIDIWLKEFKTTNRYAILYKKYFENNRSSEIVGSDLFANKSGTISPYDDYIKEYSAQIGWDWRLVASMVYQESRFNPSAVSWAGAFGLMQLMPNTAKRFGVSSESTAGQQIRAGIMFIQWLDNLYSDITDIEERQRFILASYNIGPGHVMDARKLADKYGKNPNVWEDNVENFLLKKSEPKYFNDPVVKYGYCRGTETYKYVSEILERYEHYKNIVVN